The Sneathiella limimaris region ATAAGAAACAGTACGGAATGTACCGGGTTCTTGGACGCAATCACCATAAAGGCCGAAGCGACCGTCAAAGCTGCAAATAGATAGAACGCGAGCGTTGCAATAATCATTTCAATGCCCCCTTCTTCTTCGCAGTCTGTTGTTTGATCTTAAGATCCACTTTTCTCATCCTATCTTATCTGTATGGCGTATCGGCGTTCAGGTTTTGAGCAATTTCCTGCTCCCACCGATCTCCGTTGGATAATAACTTGTGCTTATCGTAGAAAAGCTCTTCGCGAGTTTCTGTGGCGAACTCAAAGTTCGGCCCTTCAACAATTGCATCAACCGGGCAAGCTTCCTGACAGAAACCACAGTAAATGCATTTCGTCATGTCGATGTCGTAACGGGTCGTCCGACGGCTGCCATCCTCGCGAGGTTCCGCATCAATGGTAATCGCCAGAGCCGGACAAGCTGCCTCACACAATTTACAGGCAATGCAGCGTTCCTCACCATTTGCATAACGACGAAGCGCATGTTCACCACGAAAGCGTGGGCTCAACGGTCCTTTTTCATAAGGATAGTTGATGGTCGCCTTGGTCTTGAACATGTAGCTGAAGGTCTTCGCCATTCCCACTACAATCTCCCCAAGGAGCAAGCTTCTTGCTTGTTTATCTATAAAGCCCATATCAAAACAGCCTTTTACTTCAGTTTCGGCTTCCCATCTCAATTCAGAAGAGAAGCCAGTTTTCAGTTATCACCTTCCCTTAAGCAGGAAGAAGATCAAATCCGACGAGTACGCCTGCTGTCAGCACCACCCAGAAGAGGGAGAACGGCAGGAAGACTTTCCAACCCAAACGCATCAACTGGTCATACCGATAACGAGGCAGCGTAGCGCGTACCCAAATAAAGACGAACAGTAGTGCCGCAACCTTAAGACCAAACCAGATCACGCCTGGGATCATGTTGAAAGGTGCGATATCAACAGGCGGCAACCAGCCACCCAGGAAGAGGATCGCGCACATACCGCTCATCAGGATCATGTTCATGTATTCACCCAGGAAGAACAGGGCGAATGCCATTGATGAATACTCAGTCTGATAACCCGCAACCAGCTCTGCTTCAGATTCAGGTAGGTCAAACGGATGGCGGTTTGTTTCAGCCAAGATCGAGACGAAGAAGATAATGAACATTGGGAAATGGGGAATGAAATA contains the following coding sequences:
- the nuoI gene encoding NADH-quinone oxidoreductase subunit NuoI — encoded protein: MGFIDKQARSLLLGEIVVGMAKTFSYMFKTKATINYPYEKGPLSPRFRGEHALRRYANGEERCIACKLCEAACPALAITIDAEPREDGSRRTTRYDIDMTKCIYCGFCQEACPVDAIVEGPNFEFATETREELFYDKHKLLSNGDRWEQEIAQNLNADTPYR